The sequence TGACCCAATACTAAACCTTCCATTTGAACAAATTGATGGGAATGTGTCGCATCATCATCATCACGTCGATATACTTTTCCAGGACAAATTACTTTCACAGGAACAGATGGTGCATATTCTTCGAGTGCACGCATTTGAATTGCAGTTGTGTGGGTTCGAAGTAAGGTATGTTCGTCAATAAAGAATGTATCTTGCATCTCACGAGCTGGGTGATCTTGTGGAATATTGGCACGTTCAAAGTTATATAAATCAAGTTCAACTTCGTCACCTTCTACAACTTTATAACCCATCTCCCTAAAGAAATCTTCCATTTCTCGGCGCATAAGAATGAGTGGATTTTGACTTCCTTGTTTAAATTGAGTTCCAGGTAATGTCACGTCAATCGCATCTTTAGCCATATCTTTTTTTAATTTAATAGCCTCTAAGTCTGTTTGCTTCTCTTTAAGCGCAGACTCAATACTTTGTTTTGCTTCATTTACACGTTTACCAAACAACGGTTTTTCCTCATTTGATAAATCCTTCATTTGTCCCATAACTTTCGTTAGAAGACCTTTCTTACTTAGATATTCAATACGAACATCATTTAAGTGCTCAAGAGTTTGTGCATTTTTGATTGCTTCAATCCCTTGATTCATAATCTCTTTCAAGTCCATATAAATCCTCCTTAAACATAAAAAAAACCGCACGTCCAGGAACGTCAAGCGCGGTACCATCCTGATTTATACAAAAAATGTATACATCTCTTCGTTTTTAACGCAAACGAAACGTAAGTGATTAGCTTCTCTCCAAGATGAATTCGCAGGTTATCAATCAATAGTTCCATCAACCCTATTGTTTCTATAAAAGATCTTGCCTGTTACTAATTCTCTTCAATGATTTTTATCTTCTCTATTATAACTAAAAGCGAAGGTAAATTCAAGATTACCCTCGCTTTAATACAGCTTTTATTATAATAAGTATAACTAATACCCCAACACCTAGAAGGACAATCGTTCCTCCTGGAGCAAGATTGAGAGCATATGATAGCGCAAGTCCGAGCCATACGAAGGTTAAAGAGAATCCAATTGCATAAAGCATTGTGGATCTATAGCTCTTTGATACCTGCATAGCACACGCTGTAGGAATAACCATAAGGGACGAGACAATCAAAGCACCCACGATTCGAGATGCAATCGACACCGTGATTGCGGTAAGGATCGTGAATATCAATGAAATACGGTTCGTATCAATACCGGAAAGAAATGCGGATTTTTCGTCAAAAGCGAGGTAAAAAAATTCACGATAGTATCGAATCGATACTCCAATAACAACTAAACTAAGTAAGATTGCAAGGAAGTTATCACTATCACCGATTGCGACAATGCTACCAAATAAAAAACTATTAAAATTCGCTGGATTTTTTACAAAACCAAGCAAAACACCAGACAAACCGATTCCAAAGGACATGATAATCGCAATCGCAAGTTCTTGATATTTTCCGAATTTCTTCTGAATAAACTCAATACTCAATGCAGCAACCAAACTTAATGCAATCGCCCCGACAATCGGATTAAACCCGAGAATCAATCCAATTGTAATTCCACTTAGTGAAACATGCGATAATGCATCACCAATCATCGACATTCTTTTGAAAACAACTACTACACCAATAAGTGGTATAATCACGGCTAACAAGCCACCAACAAGAAATGCCGTGCGCATAAATTCATATTTAAACATGTGTCATCACCTCTTGAACCATACGATTTTTCACTTCAAAAACGCGGTTAATTTTTTGTACATCATGGTCTAAGTTGTGAGTTACCATTACAATCGTCATTTTTTGGTCCTGATTCAGTTTTTCAAGGAGTTGATATAAATTTGTTATCGCCTCTTGATCCAAACCATTGGTCGGTTCATCTAAAAACAATATCTTAGGCTCTACAATCAATTCTCGTGCAATTAACACTCGTTGCAATTGCCCACCTGAAAGATTGTTAATCATTTCTGAAGCATATGCTTCCATACCAACGCGCTCAAGTGCTTCAAGTGCACGTTTTTTTCGAGACTTATTATAAAAATTAAAAAAACTCCCTTTAGAAAGTCTAAGCATAACGATTTCCAACGACGTTGCCGGAAAATCCGCAACACTCAGCAATCCGCCTTGTGGCACATACCCTATAGAATCAAACTGACTAAACGTATCTATTGACTCCCCCAAAAGTTTTACCGTACCCGATTTTGCTTTCTCAAATCCCAAAATAACTTTAAGAAGCGTCGATTTTCCTGATCCATTTGCCCCTGTTAGAGCTACAA is a genomic window of Erysipelothrix amsterdamensis containing:
- the pheS gene encoding phenylalanine--tRNA ligase subunit alpha — protein: MDLKEIMNQGIEAIKNAQTLEHLNDVRIEYLSKKGLLTKVMGQMKDLSNEEKPLFGKRVNEAKQSIESALKEKQTDLEAIKLKKDMAKDAIDVTLPGTQFKQGSQNPLILMRREMEDFFREMGYKVVEGDEVELDLYNFERANIPQDHPAREMQDTFFIDEHTLLRTHTTAIQMRALEEYAPSVPVKVICPGKVYRRDDDDATHSHQFVQMEGLVLGHGITLSDLKGTLNLFAKRMFGESREIRFRPSYFQFTEPSVEIDVTCHICGGKGCSICKDTGWIEILGGGMVHPNVLRAAGYDDPTLSGFAFGIGVERIAMLKYGIDDIRSFYTNDKRFIDQFKRFE
- a CDS encoding metal ABC transporter permease, which translates into the protein MFKYEFMRTAFLVGGLLAVIIPLIGVVVVFKRMSMIGDALSHVSLSGITIGLILGFNPIVGAIALSLVAALSIEFIQKKFGKYQELAIAIIMSFGIGLSGVLLGFVKNPANFNSFLFGSIVAIGDSDNFLAILLSLVVIGVSIRYYREFFYLAFDEKSAFLSGIDTNRISLIFTILTAITVSIASRIVGALIVSSLMVIPTACAMQVSKSYRSTMLYAIGFSLTFVWLGLALSYALNLAPGGTIVLLGVGVLVILIIIKAVLKRG
- a CDS encoding metal ABC transporter ATP-binding protein, coding for MKSILKLENMDFSYSKNNILESVSFAIDEGDFVALTGANGSGKSTLLKVILGFEKAKSGTVKLLGESIDTFSQFDSIGYVPQGGLLSVADFPATSLEIVMLRLSKGSFFNFYNKSRKKRALEALERVGMEAYASEMINNLSGGQLQRVLIARELIVEPKILFLDEPTNGLDQEAITNLYQLLEKLNQDQKMTIVMVTHNLDHDVQKINRVFEVKNRMVQEVMTHV